One genomic window of Polyangium aurulentum includes the following:
- a CDS encoding type VI secretion system Vgr family protein, which produces MAEGAPGHIILAGDELPDDVQVSSYEAHEGISLPYAVEVELSTADPSFRVDACLQRRMLLQVVDARGGVRYYDGLPDRVGFVAYRGGDFLFRLRLRPALAALEHREGSRIFQDKSPVDVVKAILSEAGVDKDVEWRLRQTYAPREFLCQYHESEIDFVHRLLEEEGIFYFFLHGAEGHKLVFADDPAAFAPEDGATPVVLSRRKGLSAGAQPLLALHRRKTLRPTEVELRDYDFEKPDIFPTATVPAPGNLALRHFEYPGGFTAGAEGSRKANRRLSALRGDIDICHGRSRAAGLVCGTPMEVEGAREPFLNGAFVVTELRARGRRGAEASENEFTAIPKGAPFAAPRRTTKPRIRGVHTAVVTGPSNEAQGVHVDKYGRVKVRFLWDRSGKQDDTSSVWLRVSQLGLGGSMILPRVGWEVSVAFLDGDPDRPVVLGRTYNAENTPPYALPGAAADSSLKSMSTPGGAGHNEVKMSDTAGSQGMAISAKKDLNVTTGNDKNETVGVDETHSVGSNYNVTVGANESTSVGVNQSVDVGNALQVKVTGAQTTSVGANDKFHAKADFVEKVGGTRDYTVGGNQITISCGVRQQITGAFTRDVGAVQASLSLASIDDNMLSTYDEKASLAIVHLVAGTSVESVTTSKDQTNLAGELHMVGAISTQAKGVKNFIGAAHLRNVSGDYIVQAPKIILGGGVGQFNGGGSSIKLNGGPVTLKGSQISIKAIGIVKQAGSLKIG; this is translated from the coding sequence GTCTCGTCGTACGAGGCGCACGAGGGGATCTCGCTGCCCTACGCGGTCGAGGTAGAGCTCTCCACCGCCGACCCCTCGTTCCGTGTTGATGCGTGCCTGCAGCGCCGCATGCTCCTGCAGGTCGTCGATGCGCGCGGCGGCGTCCGCTACTACGACGGCTTGCCGGACCGAGTCGGCTTCGTTGCGTACCGCGGCGGCGACTTCCTCTTCCGCCTCCGACTCCGGCCCGCCCTGGCTGCGCTCGAGCACCGCGAGGGCTCACGCATCTTCCAGGACAAGAGCCCGGTGGATGTCGTCAAGGCCATCCTCAGCGAGGCCGGCGTCGACAAGGACGTGGAGTGGCGGCTTCGGCAGACCTACGCGCCGCGCGAGTTCCTCTGTCAATACCACGAAAGTGAGATCGACTTCGTGCACCGGCTGCTCGAGGAGGAGGGCATCTTCTACTTCTTCCTGCACGGCGCGGAGGGGCACAAGCTGGTGTTCGCCGATGATCCCGCCGCCTTCGCACCAGAAGACGGAGCGACGCCGGTCGTGCTGTCGCGTCGCAAGGGCCTCAGCGCGGGCGCTCAGCCGCTCCTCGCGCTTCATCGACGGAAGACGCTGCGGCCCACGGAGGTCGAGCTGCGCGACTACGACTTCGAGAAACCGGACATCTTCCCAACGGCCACGGTGCCCGCACCCGGCAACCTGGCGCTGAGGCACTTCGAGTATCCAGGCGGTTTCACCGCGGGTGCCGAGGGGTCACGCAAGGCCAACCGAAGGCTCAGCGCGCTGCGCGGTGACATCGACATCTGCCATGGAAGGAGCCGCGCAGCGGGGCTCGTGTGCGGCACACCGATGGAGGTCGAGGGAGCGCGCGAGCCGTTCCTCAACGGCGCGTTCGTCGTGACAGAGCTTCGCGCGCGAGGGCGGCGCGGTGCAGAGGCATCGGAGAACGAGTTCACCGCGATCCCCAAGGGTGCGCCGTTTGCCGCGCCAAGGCGCACCACGAAGCCCCGAATCCGCGGCGTACATACGGCCGTCGTGACCGGCCCGTCGAACGAGGCGCAAGGGGTCCACGTCGACAAGTATGGCCGCGTCAAGGTGCGCTTCCTCTGGGATCGCTCGGGCAAACAGGACGATACCTCGAGCGTCTGGCTGCGCGTGTCGCAGCTCGGCCTCGGCGGATCGATGATCCTGCCCCGCGTGGGTTGGGAGGTCTCGGTCGCGTTCCTCGACGGCGATCCGGATCGGCCCGTCGTGCTCGGACGCACCTACAACGCGGAGAACACGCCACCGTACGCTTTGCCTGGCGCAGCGGCCGACAGCTCCCTCAAGAGCATGTCCACGCCGGGCGGCGCCGGGCACAACGAAGTCAAGATGAGCGATACGGCCGGCAGCCAGGGGATGGCGATCTCCGCGAAGAAGGACCTCAACGTCACGACCGGCAACGACAAGAACGAGACCGTCGGCGTCGATGAGACGCACAGCGTCGGCAGCAATTACAACGTCACAGTCGGCGCGAACGAGTCGACCTCGGTGGGCGTGAACCAGTCGGTCGACGTGGGCAACGCGCTCCAGGTCAAGGTGACCGGCGCGCAGACCACCTCGGTGGGTGCCAACGACAAGTTTCACGCGAAGGCCGACTTCGTCGAGAAGGTTGGCGGGACGCGCGACTACACGGTAGGCGGCAACCAGATCACCATCTCCTGCGGCGTGCGCCAGCAGATCACGGGCGCCTTCACGCGCGACGTCGGAGCCGTCCAGGCGAGCCTCTCGCTCGCCTCGATCGACGACAACATGCTCTCCACCTACGACGAGAAGGCGAGCCTTGCCATCGTGCATCTCGTCGCGGGTACGAGCGTCGAGAGCGTCACGACGAGCAAGGATCAGACGAACCTGGCCGGCGAGCTGCACATGGTCGGGGCCATCTCCACGCAGGCCAAGGGGGTGAAGAACTTCATCGGCGCGGCCCACCTGCGCAACGTGAGCGGCGATTACATCGTGCAAGCGCCGAAGATCATCCTTGGTGGCGGCGTGGGGCAGTTCAACGGAGGCGGGAGCTCGATCAAGCTCAACGGCGGTCCAGTCACCCTGAAGGGCTCGCAGATCTCCATCAAGGCCATTGGCATCGTGAAGCAGGCGGGAAGCCTGAAAATCGGGTGA